One segment of Dysgonomonadaceae bacterium PH5-43 DNA contains the following:
- a CDS encoding topoisomerase-4 subunit A (product_source=KO:K02621; cath_funfam=3.90.199.10; cog=COG0188; ko=KO:K02621; pfam=PF00521; superfamily=101904,56719), whose protein sequence is MTPENIIDNNDLDNNEDLEKEHSEYKVPDNNPEINRYGLSGMYKEWFLDYASYVITDRAVPHINDGLKPVQRRILHAMKRKDDGRYNKVANIVGETMQFHPHGDQSIGGALVQLGQKNLLIDCQGNWGNILTGDGAAAPRYIEARLSKFALDVVFNPKTTQWKLSYDGRNKEPITLPLKFPLLLAQGGEGIAVGLQSKVLPHNFNELLDAAIAYLNNEEFNLYPDFQTGGYIDVSKYNDGERGGSVKVRAKINKIDNKTLAITEIPYGKTTSTLTESILKANERGKIKIKRVDDMTAKDAEIVINLAPGVSSDKTIDALYAFTDCEISISPNCCVIDENNKPQFMSVSDVLKNVTDKTLELLKLELEIHKNELLESLLFASLERIFIEERMYKDKEFENAKDIDSALNHIDKRFDPYKKDFFREITRDDLLRLMEIKMGRILKFNKEKAENLIASYKEQIEEIKNNIEHIVEYTINWFSKLKDKYGKDYSRKTEIRSFDTIEATKVVEANEKLYINREEGFIGYGLKKDEFVCNCSDIDDVIIFFKDGKYKIVKVSEKMFVGKNILYLNVFKRSDNRTIYNVIYRDGKAGNNHIKRFAVTGVSRDREYDLTQGKAGSRILYFSANPNGEAEVVRIILKPKPRQKLLAFDKNFGEIVIKGRGSMGNILTKADIHKISLKSKGGSTLGGRKVWFDRDVLRLNYDGRGEFLGEFHSDDLILVTTESGEFYTTNFDSSNHYQGDIQVIEKFNPNKIWSVALFDADQKYPYIKRFNFEVSNKQQSFIGDNPNSKLLLLTETVFPRIEVVFGGNDSFREPLIIDVDEFIAVKGIKAKGKRITTFETESIKEIEPLRFPEPEPEDTPTPDIDIDPEEDNTSISELIDDIIGQKRLF, encoded by the coding sequence ATGACACCCGAAAACATAATAGATAATAACGATTTAGATAACAACGAAGACTTAGAAAAAGAGCATTCGGAGTATAAAGTTCCTGACAATAATCCAGAAATTAACCGCTATGGATTGTCGGGAATGTATAAAGAGTGGTTTTTAGACTACGCATCTTATGTTATTACCGACCGTGCCGTGCCTCATATAAACGACGGACTTAAGCCAGTGCAACGAAGAATACTTCACGCAATGAAGCGTAAAGACGACGGACGATACAACAAGGTGGCAAATATAGTTGGAGAAACTATGCAATTTCACCCTCACGGCGACCAATCAATAGGAGGTGCTTTAGTACAGTTAGGACAAAAAAACTTATTAATCGATTGTCAGGGTAACTGGGGAAATATTCTTACGGGAGATGGCGCTGCCGCACCTCGTTACATCGAGGCTCGTTTATCTAAATTTGCCTTAGATGTTGTGTTTAATCCTAAAACAACTCAATGGAAATTATCGTACGACGGACGAAACAAAGAACCTATTACGCTTCCTCTTAAATTTCCACTTCTTTTAGCACAAGGAGGTGAGGGTATTGCTGTAGGTTTACAGTCGAAAGTGCTACCTCATAACTTCAACGAACTGTTAGATGCCGCAATAGCTTATCTTAACAACGAAGAGTTTAATCTTTATCCCGACTTCCAAACAGGAGGATACATAGATGTATCGAAGTATAACGACGGAGAAAGAGGTGGCTCGGTAAAGGTGAGAGCTAAAATTAATAAAATAGATAACAAAACCCTTGCTATAACCGAAATTCCTTATGGCAAAACAACATCAACTCTAACAGAGTCTATCCTTAAAGCAAACGAAAGAGGAAAGATAAAGATTAAAAGAGTAGATGATATGACAGCTAAAGATGCTGAAATAGTTATCAACTTAGCTCCAGGCGTGTCGTCTGATAAAACAATTGATGCCCTTTATGCTTTTACCGATTGTGAAATAAGTATATCGCCAAATTGCTGTGTTATCGACGAAAACAACAAACCTCAGTTTATGTCGGTGTCTGACGTGCTTAAAAACGTAACCGACAAAACTCTTGAGTTACTGAAATTAGAACTTGAAATTCATAAAAACGAACTCTTAGAAAGTCTTCTGTTCGCATCTTTAGAACGAATATTTATCGAAGAACGAATGTATAAAGACAAAGAGTTTGAGAATGCTAAAGATATAGACTCTGCTCTTAATCATATAGATAAGAGATTCGACCCATACAAGAAAGATTTCTTTAGAGAGATTACTCGAGACGATCTGCTTCGTTTGATGGAAATTAAAATGGGAAGAATACTTAAGTTCAATAAAGAGAAAGCCGAAAATCTGATAGCCTCTTACAAAGAACAAATAGAAGAGATAAAGAATAATATAGAACACATAGTAGAATATACTATCAACTGGTTTTCTAAACTGAAAGATAAATACGGTAAAGATTATTCTCGTAAAACAGAAATACGCAGTTTCGATACTATAGAAGCTACTAAGGTAGTAGAAGCAAATGAGAAGCTATACATTAATAGAGAGGAAGGTTTTATAGGTTATGGTCTTAAAAAAGATGAGTTTGTTTGTAATTGCTCTGATATAGACGACGTAATCATTTTCTTCAAAGATGGAAAATATAAGATAGTTAAGGTAAGTGAGAAAATGTTTGTCGGAAAAAACATACTATACCTTAATGTTTTCAAAAGAAGCGACAACCGTACTATATACAATGTTATCTACCGCGATGGAAAAGCAGGAAATAACCATATAAAACGATTTGCTGTAACAGGTGTTTCGAGAGATAGAGAGTACGACCTAACTCAAGGAAAGGCAGGCAGTCGTATACTGTATTTTTCAGCAAATCCTAACGGAGAGGCCGAAGTGGTAAGAATAATTCTTAAACCTAAACCTCGACAGAAACTTCTTGCCTTCGATAAAAATTTTGGAGAAATAGTTATTAAAGGTCGTGGTTCTATGGGTAATATACTTACTAAAGCCGACATTCATAAAATATCGCTTAAATCTAAAGGGGGCTCTACACTGGGAGGACGCAAAGTTTGGTTCGACAGAGACGTACTCAGACTTAACTACGATGGACGTGGTGAGTTTCTTGGTGAGTTTCATTCCGACGATTTAATTCTCGTTACAACAGAAAGTGGCGAGTTCTATACTACAAATTTCGATTCAAGTAATCATTATCAGGGAGATATTCAGGTAATAGAAAAATTTAATCCTAATAAAATATGGTCGGTAGCTTTGTTTGATGCCGACCAGAAGTATCCTTATATTAAGAGATTTAACTTTGAAGTAAGCAATAAACAACAAAGCTTTATAGGCGACAACCCTAATTCAAAACTTTTATTACTTACCGAGACTGTATTCCCAAGAATTGAAGTTGTATTCGGGGGTAATGATAGTTTCAGAGAGCCTCTTATCATTGATGTTGATGAATTTATAGCAGTTAAAGGAATAAAAGCAAAAGGGAAACGAATTACTACTTTTGAAACGGAGAGCATTAAAGAAATAGAACCTCTACGTTTTCCTGAGCCTGAACCAGAAGACACTCCTACTCCCGACATAGATATAGACCCTGAAGAAGACAATACATCTATTTCAGAATTGATTGACGATATTATAGGTCAGAAAAGATTGTTCTAA
- a CDS encoding quinolinate synthase (product_source=KO:K03517; cath_funfam=3.40.50.10800; cog=COG0379; ko=KO:K03517; pfam=PF02445; superfamily=142754; tigrfam=TIGR00550), with protein sequence MAIDNSKNSKPAGFLNISVPKDIDLIQEIKRLKEEKNAIILAHFYQEGNIQDIADFVGDSLALAQWATKTDADIIVLCGVHFMGETAKILCPDKRVFVPDLNAGCSLADSCPADKFEEFIKQHPDHTVISYVNTTAAVKTLTDVVVTSTNARKIVDKFPIDEKIIFGPDRNLGSYINSVTGRNMVLWDGACHVHERFSLEKILELKRKYPEALLIAHPECKSVILKAADFVGSTSALLDFVNNSDKKEFIVATESGILHEMKDANKDKLFIPAPPDDSTCACNECSFMKLNTLEKLYNCLKYEMPEIFISDDIIEKAVKPIKRMLELS encoded by the coding sequence ATGGCTATTGATAACTCTAAAAACTCTAAGCCCGCCGGCTTCTTGAATATTTCAGTTCCCAAAGATATTGATTTAATACAAGAAATTAAAAGACTAAAGGAAGAAAAGAATGCTATAATATTAGCACATTTCTACCAAGAAGGTAACATACAAGATATTGCCGACTTTGTGGGCGATAGTTTAGCTTTAGCTCAGTGGGCTACTAAAACTGACGCAGATATTATTGTATTGTGTGGAGTGCACTTTATGGGAGAAACAGCTAAAATACTTTGTCCTGATAAAAGAGTATTTGTTCCTGACTTGAATGCTGGTTGTTCGTTAGCCGATAGTTGTCCTGCCGATAAGTTCGAAGAATTTATAAAACAACATCCCGATCATACAGTTATATCTTATGTTAATACTACCGCAGCAGTAAAAACTCTTACTGATGTAGTAGTAACTTCTACTAATGCACGTAAAATTGTTGACAAATTTCCTATTGACGAGAAGATAATCTTCGGACCTGATAGAAACCTTGGTTCTTATATAAATAGTGTTACGGGGCGAAATATGGTTCTTTGGGACGGAGCTTGTCACGTTCACGAAAGATTTTCTTTAGAGAAGATATTAGAATTAAAACGGAAATATCCTGAAGCTCTACTTATAGCTCACCCCGAATGTAAAAGTGTTATACTTAAGGCTGCTGATTTTGTAGGTTCTACGAGTGCCTTATTAGATTTTGTTAATAACTCTGATAAGAAAGAATTTATAGTAGCTACCGAATCAGGAATTTTACACGAGATGAAAGATGCTAATAAAGATAAGTTATTTATCCCTGCTCCTCCTGATGATAGTACTTGTGCTTGTAACGAATGTTCGTTTATGAAGCTAAATACTCTTGAAAAACTTTATAACTGTCTTAAATACGAAATGCCAGAGATATTTATCTCCGACGATATTATAGAGAAAGCAGTTAAACCAATAAAAAGAATGTTGGAATTATCGTAA
- a CDS encoding two-component system LytT family sensor kinase (product_source=KO:K02478; cath_funfam=3.30.565.10; ko=KO:K02478; pfam=PF06580; superfamily=55874,57987,81508; transmembrane_helix_parts=Inside_1_11,TMhelix_12_34,Outside_35_43,TMhelix_44_63,Inside_64_75,TMhelix_76_98,Outside_99_107,TMhelix_108_127,Inside_128_147,TMhelix_148_170,Outside_171_205,TMhelix_206_228,Inside_229_427) produces MKKIRDYFKNPFIVGVVFALVYILYRLIPVWSVTDDFFTFNNVMSILACFIVPCGIGFLIYIPFKIKKIRNYSKNPFIVIIVIALVYGLYRTMYLWYLTNDFFTLNNLISILSSVIVPLSIGFFGIKLFKGYSERPPEEQKKRFIPTILLFFLGTIVITFLITFIFLPLFSHIIYAVPFLFNAIDKENIIFPDFVELLGPFHFELIFSHSNFLILFIILPLFLLYNLWTQSINKEKKLQEENLKYKYRTLKTQINPHFLFNSLNTLSEIVYIDAKKADNYTQKLAGVYRFILDNEDVDLLPLTKELEFVKEYFSLQKERNEDKIVLNINIDNPQNYKIIPISLQILIENALKHNSASKEQPLTIDVFIEEGFIIVKNNLQKKTILDNSSGTGLANLKERAKLIMNKEMIIVQDNNQFVVKLPVISIL; encoded by the coding sequence ATGAAAAAGATTAGAGATTATTTTAAGAACCCATTTATAGTGGGGGTTGTTTTTGCACTAGTGTATATCTTGTATAGATTAATACCTGTATGGAGTGTTACAGATGATTTTTTTACATTTAATAATGTTATGTCTATACTGGCATGCTTTATTGTTCCTTGTGGTATAGGATTTTTAATTTATATTCCATTTAAGATTAAAAAGATTCGCAATTATTCTAAGAATCCGTTTATAGTGATTATTGTTATTGCATTAGTATATGGTTTGTATAGAACAATGTATTTGTGGTATCTTACAAATGATTTTTTTACTTTGAATAATCTAATATCTATATTGTCTAGTGTTATTGTACCTTTAAGTATAGGATTTTTTGGTATTAAGTTATTTAAGGGTTATTCTGAAAGACCTCCTGAAGAACAAAAGAAAAGATTTATTCCTACTATATTATTGTTTTTCTTAGGAACTATTGTAATTACCTTTTTAATAACTTTTATCTTTTTACCTTTATTTTCCCATATAATCTATGCTGTACCTTTTTTATTTAATGCGATAGATAAAGAGAATATAATTTTCCCTGATTTTGTAGAATTGTTAGGTCCGTTTCATTTTGAATTAATATTTTCTCATTCTAATTTCTTGATTTTGTTTATTATACTTCCTCTGTTTCTACTATACAATCTTTGGACACAATCAATAAATAAAGAAAAGAAACTTCAAGAAGAAAATCTTAAATACAAATACAGAACACTTAAAACTCAGATTAATCCCCATTTTCTTTTTAATAGTCTTAATACTTTATCGGAGATTGTTTACATAGATGCTAAGAAGGCAGATAATTATACTCAGAAACTTGCAGGTGTTTATAGGTTTATTCTTGATAACGAAGATGTAGATTTATTACCTCTTACCAAAGAATTAGAGTTTGTAAAAGAATATTTCAGTTTACAGAAAGAACGTAATGAAGATAAAATAGTGTTGAATATTAATATCGATAATCCGCAGAACTATAAGATAATTCCTATATCTTTACAAATACTTATAGAAAACGCATTAAAGCATAACTCGGCATCGAAAGAACAGCCTCTTACGATAGACGTATTTATAGAAGAAGGCTTTATTATAGTGAAGAATAATTTACAGAAGAAAACTATTTTAGATAATTCTTCGGGAACTGGTTTGGCTAATCTGAAAGAAAGAGCAAAATTGATAATGAATAAAGAAATGATTATTGTGCAAGATAATAATCAGTTTGTAGTAAAACTACCTGTTATAAGCATTTTATAA
- a CDS encoding two-component system response regulator LytT (product_source=KO:K07705; cath_funfam=3.40.50.2300; cog=COG3279; ko=KO:K07705; pfam=PF00072,PF04397; smart=SM00448,SM00850; superfamily=52172), whose protein sequence is MRVLIIEDEQPAANKLSRLLKEIDSEIDIISVLKSVEESINWFINNPAPELIFMDIQLEDGLSFDIFENCRVETPVIFTTAYDDYALKAFKVNSVDYLLKPVSIQELKTAINKFNNIYKADYAKIESVVRLMQPKTKERFLIKIGERYKSISTTDIDCFYIEERNSFIFTNSSRSYPIDYSLDKIEKMIDPSIFFRVNRNYIINYYAIKDITVYSSNRLKVTLNNKVGEEDILVSRDRVNEFKKWSDQ, encoded by the coding sequence ATGAGAGTACTAATAATAGAAGACGAACAGCCTGCTGCTAATAAATTGAGCAGGCTGCTTAAAGAAATAGATTCGGAAATAGATATTATATCGGTGCTTAAATCGGTCGAAGAGTCTATCAATTGGTTTATTAACAATCCAGCGCCAGAACTTATATTTATGGATATTCAGTTAGAAGATGGACTTTCGTTCGATATCTTTGAAAACTGCCGTGTAGAAACTCCAGTAATATTTACTACGGCTTATGATGATTATGCCCTGAAAGCTTTTAAAGTAAATAGTGTAGACTATCTTCTAAAACCGGTTTCTATACAAGAATTAAAAACTGCTATAAATAAGTTTAATAACATATATAAGGCTGATTATGCAAAGATAGAATCGGTTGTTAGATTGATGCAACCAAAAACTAAAGAACGTTTCTTGATAAAGATAGGAGAGAGATACAAATCTATATCTACTACCGACATAGATTGCTTCTATATTGAAGAACGAAACTCTTTTATTTTCACTAACTCTTCACGTAGCTATCCCATAGATTACTCTTTAGATAAAATAGAAAAGATGATAGATCCAAGTATATTCTTTAGAGTAAACCGTAACTACATTATAAACTACTACGCAATAAAGGATATTACAGTTTATTCTTCAAACCGTTTGAAAGTAACTTTAAACAATAAAGTAGGAGAGGAGGATATATTAGTTAGCCGAGATAGAGTAAACGAGTTTAAGAAATGGAGCGACCAATAA
- a CDS encoding GTP-binding protein YchF (product_source=TIGR00092; cath_funfam=3.40.50.300; cog=COG0012; ko=KO:K06942; pfam=PF01926,PF06071; smart=SM00382; superfamily=52540; tigrfam=TIGR00092) — MALQCGIVGLPNVGKSTLFNCLSNAKAQSANFPFCTIEPNVGVITVPDERLNKLAELVKPNRILPTTVEIVDIAGLVKGASKGEGLGNKFLANIRETDAILHVLRCFDDDNITHVDGSVNPVRDKEIIDIELQLKDLETVNSRIQKVEKQAKTGGDKEAKRMFDILVQFKEALEQGKSARTVKFENKDDEKLAREVYLLTYKPVLYVCNVDENSASSGNAYVEQVREAVKDEDAQILVIAAKIESEIAEFETYEERQMFLEEIGLKTSGVARLIQSAYKLLGLQTYFTAGVQEVRAWTFIKNWKAPQCAGVIHTDFEKGFIRAEVIKYDDFIALGSESAVKEAGKMNVEGKEYIVQDGDIMHFRFNV; from the coding sequence ATGGCTTTACAATGTGGCATTGTTGGACTTCCAAATGTAGGAAAGTCAACTCTTTTTAATTGTCTTTCTAATGCAAAGGCTCAATCTGCAAATTTTCCTTTCTGTACAATAGAACCCAATGTTGGTGTAATTACTGTTCCAGACGAACGACTAAATAAATTAGCTGAATTAGTTAAACCTAACCGAATACTTCCTACTACGGTAGAAATTGTAGATATTGCAGGCTTGGTAAAAGGTGCAAGTAAGGGAGAAGGTTTGGGAAACAAATTTTTAGCTAACATTAGAGAAACTGATGCAATACTTCACGTTTTGCGTTGTTTCGACGACGATAATATAACTCACGTTGATGGTTCTGTGAATCCTGTTAGAGATAAAGAAATTATAGACATAGAGCTTCAGCTTAAAGACCTTGAAACAGTTAATTCTCGAATACAAAAAGTTGAAAAACAAGCTAAAACAGGGGGAGATAAAGAAGCTAAACGTATGTTCGATATTCTTGTTCAGTTTAAAGAAGCTTTAGAACAAGGAAAATCGGCACGAACTGTTAAATTCGAGAACAAAGACGATGAAAAACTTGCACGAGAAGTTTATCTTCTAACATACAAACCTGTACTTTATGTTTGTAATGTAGACGAAAATAGTGCTTCTTCGGGTAATGCGTATGTAGAACAGGTGAGAGAAGCAGTTAAAGATGAAGATGCTCAGATATTAGTTATTGCAGCTAAAATTGAATCAGAAATAGCAGAGTTTGAAACTTATGAAGAACGTCAGATGTTTTTAGAAGAAATAGGACTTAAAACATCGGGAGTAGCTCGACTTATCCAGTCGGCTTATAAGTTATTAGGATTACAAACTTACTTTACAGCAGGAGTACAAGAGGTGCGCGCCTGGACTTTCATTAAAAACTGGAAAGCTCCACAATGTGCCGGAGTTATTCATACCGACTTCGAAAAAGGATTTATTCGTGCTGAAGTGATAAAATATGACGATTTTATTGCCTTAGGCTCAGAAAGTGCCGTAAAAGAGGCTGGTAAAATGAATGTTGAAGGAAAAGAATATATTGTACAAGATGGAGATATAATGCATTTCCGTTTCAATGTTTAA
- a CDS encoding hypothetical protein (product_source=Hypo-rule applied; cleavage_site_network=SignalP-noTM; pfam=PF11276; superfamily=56935; transmembrane_helix_parts=Inside_1_4,TMhelix_5_24,Outside_25_295): MKNKLIFSIIFLFGFITILNAQTGTEAAKKLRDYGAAEKDHGWTHSGVVGITFGQTSLSNWSAGGDNTVSGNFLLNGSMNYLKDKWFWDNSLALQYGLVYSSSDDWKKSSDKINLTSVAGRNISNKWSASFLLNFHTQFAKGYNYPDRENYLSKFMAPAYLDAALGFTYKPNANYSVFISPVTERATFVLDDKLSDAGAFGVDNGKKVKWETGAYLRATAKQTLWSDLSIISTLDMFTPYNDDFGNVNINWDLLLNYKLNKFLTATLNTTLRYYDTEVTKVQFKEVLGLGFTYNF, encoded by the coding sequence ATGAAAAACAAACTAATTTTCTCTATTATCTTTCTATTTGGGTTTATAACTATACTTAATGCCCAAACAGGAACAGAGGCAGCTAAAAAGTTACGCGACTATGGTGCTGCCGAAAAAGACCATGGTTGGACTCACTCGGGGGTAGTAGGTATAACTTTCGGACAAACATCTCTTTCTAATTGGTCGGCAGGAGGAGATAACACTGTGTCTGGAAATTTTTTACTAAACGGTTCTATGAACTATCTTAAAGACAAATGGTTTTGGGATAATAGTCTTGCCCTACAATATGGATTAGTATATTCTTCTTCCGACGACTGGAAAAAAAGCTCAGATAAGATTAATCTTACTTCTGTAGCAGGGCGAAATATATCTAATAAATGGTCTGCTTCGTTTTTATTAAACTTTCATACACAGTTTGCAAAAGGTTATAATTATCCCGACAGAGAAAACTATCTTTCTAAGTTTATGGCTCCAGCATATTTAGATGCTGCTTTAGGTTTTACTTACAAGCCAAACGCAAACTATTCTGTATTTATTTCTCCAGTAACAGAAAGAGCTACCTTTGTTTTAGACGATAAATTGTCTGACGCAGGTGCTTTTGGTGTAGATAATGGTAAAAAAGTTAAATGGGAAACAGGTGCTTATCTTAGAGCAACCGCTAAACAAACATTATGGAGCGATTTAAGCATCATTTCAACCTTAGATATGTTTACCCCTTACAACGATGATTTCGGAAACGTAAACATAAACTGGGACTTATTATTGAACTATAAATTAAACAAGTTCTTAACCGCAACATTAAACACTACTCTTAGATATTACGATACCGAAGTAACTAAAGTTCAGTTTAAAGAAGTGTTAGGATTGGGCTTTACTTATAACTTCTAA
- a CDS encoding putative rRNA maturation factor (product_source=KO:K07042; cath_funfam=3.40.390.30; cog=COG0319; ko=KO:K07042; pfam=PF02130; superfamily=55486; tigrfam=TIGR00043), which yields MISYCSVDIKFPTIKRREVSRWVKAVANTYNKRVGEIAYIFCSDEEILRINKQYLEHDYYTDIITFDYSEDDVISGDLFISLDTVKSNSEKFNTKYEDELYRVIIHGILHLCGLKDKQPEEERIMRNSENGALELLKTSKEELKK from the coding sequence ATGATTTCGTATTGTTCTGTAGACATAAAATTCCCAACAATAAAACGACGTGAAGTTTCTCGTTGGGTTAAGGCAGTCGCCAATACTTACAACAAGAGAGTAGGGGAGATTGCTTATATATTTTGCTCCGATGAAGAGATATTACGCATAAATAAACAGTATCTCGAACACGATTACTATACCGATATTATAACTTTCGACTACTCGGAAGACGATGTTATATCGGGAGATTTATTTATCTCATTAGATACAGTAAAATCTAATTCGGAGAAATTTAATACAAAATACGAAGATGAACTGTATCGCGTTATCATTCACGGCATATTGCACCTTTGCGGTTTGAAAGATAAGCAACCCGAAGAAGAACGCATTATGAGAAATAGTGAAAACGGAGCACTTGAATTATTAAAAACAAGCAAAGAGGAGTTGAAAAAATGA